Proteins encoded by one window of Amaranthus tricolor cultivar Red isolate AtriRed21 chromosome 4, ASM2621246v1, whole genome shotgun sequence:
- the LOC130809787 gene encoding mannan endo-1,4-beta-mannosidase 7-like, producing the protein MKQWGLIMVIFLLKVKQIWVTAEDEFMTRNGVELWLNGIPFYGNGFNAYWLMYEASFQTERHKVSTTFQQARNNGLTIARSWAFSDGGSRPLQSSPGSYNDQMFQGLDFVIYEAKNYGIKLVLSLVNNYEDYGGKKQYVEWAKTQGQFISSVDDFYTNPVVKGFYKNHIKSVLTRVNSITGVAYKDDTTIMAWELINEPRCPSDLSGKTLQVWITEMAAYLKSIDTNHLVDIGLEGFYGDDKKQYNPNHIQQGTDFIANNQIPDIDFATVHSYPDQWLNGSTGEAQLSFHQRWVQQHIFDSQNILKKPVIFAEFGKSYKISGYSSFDRDQLYNITYSSIYSSASQGGPAAGGLFWQLLTDGLDNFRDGYEILLTEASSIAGIISEQSQKLSSLKGRIRIISEST; encoded by the exons atgaagCAATGGGGATTAATTATGGTGATTTTTCTACtaaaagtaaaacaaatttGGGTGACAGCAGAAGATGAATTTATGACAAGAAATGGAGTTGAATTATGGTTAAATGGGATCCCATTTTATGGAAATGGTTTCAATGCATACTGGTTAATGTATGAAGCTTCTTTTCAAACTGAAAGGCACAAAGTTTCAACTACCTTTCAACAAGCACGTAACAATGGCCTCACCATTGCAAGATCTTGGGCTTTCAGTGATGGTGGTTCTAGACCTCTTCAATCTTCCCCTGGCTCTTACAATGACCAAATGTTCCAA GGTTTAGATTTTGTGATATATGAGGCAAAGAATTATGGGATAAAGCTGGTGTTAAGTTTAGTGAATAATTATGAAGATTATGGTGGGAAGAAACAATATGTGGAGTGGGCTAAAACTCAAGGACAGTTTATTTCATCTGTGGATGATTTCTACACAAATCCTGTTGTTAAGGGATTCTACAAAAATCATATTAAG AGTGTATTAACAAGAGTTAATAGTATAACAGGAGTTGCATACAAAGATGATACAACAATTATGGCTTGGGAACTTATAAATGAACCCAGATGCCCTTCAGATTTATCTGGAAAAACTCTTCAG GTGTGGATTACTGAAATGGCTGCCTACTTGAAATCCATAGATACAAACCACCTTGTAGATATTGGACTAGAAGGCTTCTATGGAGATGACAAGAAACAATATAATCCAAATCATATCCAACAAGGAACTGACTTCATTGCCAATAATCAGATTCCTGATATCGACTTTGCTACCGTTCACTCTTACCCTGATCAATG GCTTAATGGTTCAACTGGTGAAGCACAACTATCCTTCCACCAGCGATGGGTGCAACAACACATTTTCGACTCACAAAACATCCTTAAGAAGCCAGTCATATTTGCAGAATTTGGTAAATCATACAAAATCTCAGGCTACTCGTCGTTTGATAGAGACCAGCTCTACAATATAACTTACTCTTCCATCTATTCATCGGCTAGCCAAGGAGGGCCTGCCGCTGGTGGGCTGTTCTGGCAGTTATTAACCGATGGACTGGACAATTTCCGAGATGGGTACGAGATACTCCTAACTGAAGCATCTTCCATTGCTGGAATAATTTCTGAACAGTCACAGAAACTCTCCAGCCTAAAGGGAAGAATCAGGATCATAAGTGAAAGTACGTAG
- the LOC130809785 gene encoding glucose-1-phosphate adenylyltransferase large subunit, chloroplastic/amyloplastic: MESSATAMNVKTNITAAGKKQFLGEKIKQSLKGKDLRAVFSKNLSADSKGRKFNKPGIAFSVLTSNFNQSVKENLKFEPALFETPKADPKNVAAIVLGGGAGTRLFPLTSRRAKPAVPIGGCYRLIDVPMSNCINSGIRKIFILTQFNSFSLNRHLARTYNFGDGVNFADGFVEVFAATQTPGEAGKRWFQGTADAVRQFFWVFDDSKTKDVEHIVILSGDHLYRMDYMNFVQKHIDTNADITVSCIPMDDSRASDYGLMKIDHTGQIVQFAEKPKGSDLKAMQVDTMVLGLSDMEARANPYIASMGVYVFRTDVLKELLNRKYPSSNDFGSEIIPSAVGDYNVQAYLFNDYWEDIGTIKSFFDANLALTEQPPKFEFYDPKTPFYTSARFLPPSKVDRCKIVDSIVSHGCFIHDCVIQHSIVGVRSRLESGVEFQDTMMMGADYYQTESEIASLLAEGKVPIGVGRNTKIRNCIIDKNAKIGKDVVIANTDGVEEADRPNEGFYIRSGITIILKNTTIQDGLII, translated from the exons ATGGAGTCAAGTGCAACAGCCATGAATGTCAAAACCAATATAACAGCAGCTGGAAAGAAACAATTTTTAGGagagaaaatcaaacaaagtttaaagGGTAAAGATCTAAGAGCTGTATTTTCCAAGAATTTAAGTGCAGATAGCAAGGGAAGAAAGTTCAATAAGCCTGGAATTGCTTTCTCTGTTCTCACTTCTAATTTCAATCAAAGTGTCAAAGAGAATTTG AAATTTGAGCCAGCATTGTTTGAAACTCCAAAAGCTGACCCCAAAAATGTGGCTGCAATTGTTTTAGGTGGTGGTGCTGGAACTCGTCTATTTCCTCTTACAAGCAGGAGAGCTAAACCAGCA GTGCCAATCGGAGGATGTTACAGGCTCATCGATGTGCCTATGAGCAATTGCATCAACAGTGGCATTCGAAAGATTTTTATCCTTACACAATTCAATTCGTTCTCGTTAAATCGTCATCTTGCTCGGACATATAATTTTGGAGATGGTGTTAATTTTGCGGATGGCTTTGTGGAG GTTTTTGCTGCGACTCAAACGCCTGGAGAAGCAGGAAAGAGGTGGTTCCAGGGCACTGCTGACGCAGTGAGACAGTTTTTCTGGGTATTTGAT GATTCCAAGACCAAGGATGTTGAGCATATCGTTATTTTATCTGGTGATCATCTTTACCGAATGGATTACATGAATTTTGTGCAG AAGCATATTGACACCAATGCTGATATTACAGTTTCATGTATACCCATGGATGACAG CCGAGCATCAGACTATGGGTTGATGAAGATTGATCACACTGGGCAGATAGTCCAATTTGCAGAAAAACCAAAGGGCTCTGATCTTAAAGCAATG CAAGTAGATACAATGGTTCTTGGGCTCTCCGACATGGAAGCCAGGGCAAACCCGTATATTGCATCAatgggtgtttatgtttttcGAACCGATGTACTGAAGGAGCTTCTCAATAGGAAATACCCCTCGAGCAATGATTTTGGGTCTGAGATTATTCCATCAGCTGTAGGAGATTACAATGTTCAG GCGTATTTATTCAATGACTACTGGGAGGATATTGGGACAATAAAATCTTTCTTTGACGCTAATTTGGCACTTACAGAACAg CCTcctaaatttgaattttatgaccCAAAGACACCTTTTTATACATCTGCCAGATTTCTGCCTCCTTCAAAGGTTGACAGATGCAAG ATTGTCGATTCCATAGTATCCCATGGTTGTTTCATTCATGATTGCGTCATCCAACACTCCATCGTCGGAGTTCGCTCAAGATTGGAGTCCGGAGTCGAGTTTCAG GACACTATGATGATGGGTGCTGATTATTATCAAACCGAATCCGAAATCGCCTCTCTGCTTGCAGAAGGGAAGGTTCCTATTGGTGTTGGACGAAACACAAAAATTAG GAACTGCATAATTGACAAGAATGCTAAAATCGGAAAAGATGTGGTAATCGCAAATACGGAT GGTGTTGAAGAAGCGGACAGACCAAACGAAGGCTTCTACATCAGGTCAGGCATAACCATCATATTGAAGAACACAACCATACAAGACGGTTTAATAATCTAG